The nucleotide window CCATTTGGTTCAAAAGGGCCGGCATACCTCGAAGAGTGCGAACCATGGGCCCATTCTGAGGTCAGTAAGACATATGCAGAGTAATATTCGCTGCCACTTTCGGATAACAGGAGTGCGCCGGCGTTGCGTTGGTCGAGCAGGTGGCGGATGCTGTGTGGTGGGTGAAGGGCAAGTGTGATGGGGCGACGTCGGAACTGACATGACAGCGGAATGACGCCTCCAAAACCAATCAACTAGTCACCCGGGCCTGCAGTTGCAACGCGAACGCGAACGCGACTGACACTTCCAGTGCTTCTTGGTTTCATCCCGTGTTTGTTTCTGTTCTCTTGTTGTTTATAACTTGGTCCATCTTCTCTTGCACACTTTGATTCTCTACATTCGCACACTGAACATTACACAATACAAGGGCCTGCCTCGTACTGTGCTTTGGATTATACACAACCCCCACTACTGCGTGCCCCTCACTCAACCCGTCACTATCCAGCGATTTGTTATACGCCCAACTCGCCCCATCTATTGTTAGGTGTGAAACACCAGCACGCACGAGTCGCACACGTGGCAGTGGAAACTGAACACCTGGTACCCGCAATCACTATCGGCTGATCTTTACTCTCTTGGGCGTGCGGCGACCTGTGCACGTAtccgcctccaccacccGCTCACTATTCAGTCTTCAACTTTTCTCGTTCCTGCACTCCCTGGGCCCGAATCGCTCCTCGATACCAGCGCCAACTTCTTCAAACTGCATAAACTCCGCGCCCTCAGGCGCAAAGCGAAGCTCAAGGGCGTCCTTCTCAGGACCGACCCAGACATGGCTCAGGCGGGGGTTCCCATCTCTCCTTCGGCCTCGTCCAAGCGCTCTCGTAGCAAGGACAGTACGCGTTCGCTTACCACCTCGTCGCTCAACACGCCCGCCGCGAATACGCCTGCTGCAAGCACGAACAGCCTGGTTATTCCCTTCTTGACTCCAGGTACACCTGGCGCCTGCCATTTATCCCCTCAAGACCCGACTCCATATCCAGTCTTTTTGCAGCCGACCGCGGATCTGCGCGCCAAATGGGATCGCTTGGAAGAGATATCAAGAGCACGCATAAATGATGCCGGTCCACTGAATGCGTCGGATCAACCAAGTCAGTGGGCGAGGTGTTGTGGCAATGGATATGCCATTCGCAATCGATATGCGAATGTCGACCCCTATCAGTCCAACCGCGTGCATCTTGAAGTACCAGAGGGTCAGTTTGACTACATCAATGCCTCACCAATCATTCTCGAGTGTACTGAATCAGGAACCTTGCTCAAATACATCGCGACTCAAGGACCCAAGGCTGATACCTGGTCGCACATTTGGCGCATGATTTGGAAGGAGAATCCCGAGTTTGCAGTCATCGTAATGCTCACCCAGACCTGGGAAGCGAACCGCGAGAAGTGCTATCCCTACTATCCACAATCACTCGACGCCCCCGATATGCGCGTCAACGAGCAGGACGAATTCCAGGATGGCCTCATCCACAACCTGCACTTGGCTTCGTACACGATGGACGAAGATGCGCGGACTCAAGTGAGGGAGATAGACATGACAACAGATGATGGAAGCGAGTCGAGGAAGGTCTGGCACCTCCTCTTTGCCGGCTGGCCAGACTTCTCGGTACCCGAGGGAGATGATCGGGCAGGTATGCTGAAGCTGATCGAGATTTCTCACGAGAAAAATGGGGGCGAGCCGGCGAATCCGCGTATCGTACATTGCAGTGCGGGTATCGGCCGTAGCGGAACCTTCATTGCGTTGGACTGGCTCGTGCAGGAGCTCGAAGAGGGCGCACTGGATGAGGTGCCAGAGTCCGAGGACCCGGTCATGGACGTCGTCCAGAAGCTTAGAGACCAACGACCTGGCATGGTACAGTCCGACTCACAGTTCCAGTTCATCTACGACGTCATGCGCGAGCGATGGCGCGAACGATGGATTGCCCAACATCCTGATGAAGCGAACCAACTCGGCCTGACCACTGTCACGACGCCATCCGACTGCGAGCAGCCTGCACTCAAACGCCAAAAGTCGATACATACTAGCGATGAGGTTCCTCCGACATCACCATCCTCACATAGCCAGGACCCGCCCGGTTCGCCGGATGCGCTCGCACAACTAGAAGCCGAACTTCAGGATGCCGATATGGAGTATGAGCAAGGCAAGACCTAGAGGGCTTCGCTAGTACGAAAAGGCCGGCGTTCGCAAGTATCAAGAGACACGCGCATGTTGTCGTTGGCAGACAATACCATGCCTCCCCCTGGGCCTGGTGTTGGGACTACCGTTCCACCTTCAGTCGTACCCGAGAACGTGTCTGTGGAACTCCATATTGAGCCACTAGAAGGTGCTACAGACCTTGAAGCACAATTGGACGGGGTTGAGTAccctccccctcccccctATCCTTTACCCCCTCCTTATCAATCAGTTGAGTGTCTTGCGTTTGGTCCACGCGAGTTGATTTGTGGCCCTGTACACATGGTTTTCTGCATGATTCTTACGTGCTTTCTTATTGTCTGCATCATGTTTGCTCTTTAGGATAGATAGTCTTGAAAGCCGTGTAATTTT belongs to Pyrenophora tritici-repentis strain M4 chromosome 10, whole genome shotgun sequence and includes:
- a CDS encoding PTP2, Protein tyrosine phosphatase; its protein translation is MAQAGVPISPSASSKRSRSKDSTRSLTTSSLNTPAANTPAASTNSLVIPFLTPGTPGACHLSPQDPTPYPVFLQPTADLRAKWDRLEEISRARINDAGPLNASDQPSQWARCCGNGYAIRNRYANVDPYQSNRVHLEVPEGQFDYINASPIILECTESGTLLKYIATQGPKADTWSHIWRMIWKENPEFAVIVMLTQTWEANREKCYPYYPQSLDAPDMRVNEQDEFQDGLIHNLHLASYTMDEDARTQVREIDMTTDDGSESRKVWHLLFAGWPDFSVPEGDDRAGMLKLIEISHEKNGGEPANPRIVHCSAGIGRSGTFIALDWLVQELEEGALDEVPESEDPVMDVVQKLRDQRPGMVQSDSQFQFIYDVMRERWRERWIAQHPDEANQLGLTTVTTPSDCEQPALKRQKSIHTSDEVPPTSPSSHSQDPPGSPDALAQLEAELQDADMEYEQGKT